From Sediminibacterium sp. TEGAF015, a single genomic window includes:
- a CDS encoding ATP-grasp domain-containing protein, which translates to MGNILITSAGRRASLVKSFKEEAKKISPESKIFTAEANPEWSSACRVSDGFFRLPRITDDNYIDSLLKNCLQKNISLIVPTIDTELSILAESKTLFKNRNIDIVISDTEFIAFCRDKRNTNVLFEKLDIRIPAIIDRDRPSFPLFVKPYDGSLSQGIQLLVSQDELTESIKNNPKLMFMEYIDPVKFDEYTIDAYYDKNNHLKCLVPRRRVEVRGGEISKGRTERGWFYHVLCDKIKYMKGAVGCITFQFFIGKHEEELIGIEINPRFGGGYPLSYAAGANYPGFLIREYILHQEVKFSDEWVSDRVMLRYDAEIILDQNDFIN; encoded by the coding sequence ATGGGAAATATCCTGATTACATCGGCAGGACGAAGAGCGAGTTTGGTTAAGTCTTTTAAAGAAGAAGCAAAAAAAATAAGCCCGGAATCAAAAATTTTTACTGCTGAAGCTAATCCAGAATGGTCATCAGCCTGTAGAGTATCGGATGGCTTTTTTCGATTACCCAGAATTACAGATGATAATTACATCGATTCTTTGTTAAAAAATTGTCTTCAGAAAAATATTTCTCTTATCGTACCTACAATTGATACAGAACTATCTATTTTGGCAGAATCTAAAACTTTATTTAAAAATCGCAATATTGATATAGTTATTTCTGATACAGAGTTTATAGCATTTTGTAGGGATAAACGAAATACGAATGTTTTATTCGAAAAACTAGACATACGTATACCAGCTATTATAGATAGAGATAGACCATCATTTCCACTTTTTGTAAAACCGTATGATGGAAGCCTTAGTCAGGGTATTCAACTGCTTGTAAGCCAAGATGAATTGACTGAGTCAATTAAAAATAATCCTAAACTCATGTTTATGGAATATATAGATCCAGTTAAGTTTGATGAGTATACGATAGACGCATATTACGATAAGAATAACCACTTGAAATGTTTGGTTCCGAGACGCAGGGTTGAAGTTCGAGGTGGAGAAATTAGTAAAGGTAGAACGGAGAGAGGCTGGTTTTATCATGTTCTATGTGATAAAATTAAGTACATGAAAGGAGCTGTTGGTTGTATAACATTTCAATTTTTTATTGGAAAACATGAGGAAGAATTAATAGGTATTGAAATAAATCCGCGTTTTGGTGGTGGATATCCTTTAAGTTACGCAGCAGGAGCTAATTACCCGGGATTCCTTATAAGAGAATATATCTTACATCAGGAAGTTAAATTTTCGGATGAATGGGTAAGTGATAGGGTTATGTTACGGTATGATGCTGAAATAATTCTTGACCAGAATGATTTTATCAATTAA